The DNA segment CGTATAGTATATATAGTGGAGCCGTTAATGGCAggaggagcttgatgtgggcgagttggtgtagcataCAGGAAAAATTTAACGCTGCGCAAAATACACGAcgactagaaaggaacacttacAACGTACACGCGCAATAATGGCGCACGCACTTGGTATTGACTCCGtccgcgtacaaaaaaaaaaaaaaatgccgtggtCGAATGCGGTTAAACCAAGCTTGTCGACCAATAGCAGCAGCTACAGCGGAAGCATACCGCGGCAGTGGTACGCGCGCGGCAAGCCGAGGCACGTTGTACACATTTCTTTTCATATTGATGGCGCGGTAATAATGTGAAAGAAATTGTGGTGTCGAGGCCCGAGTGCTCTCTGGCTCACGGCACTCGCCGACCGACGTAGATGGGGGCGCGGGAGAGGACAAACCGACagtgcgcatgtccgttgctatgacaGCGAACGTGGACGTTCGCGGAGCATCAAGGTCAAAAGCATGCACAAAGTCGTTTGCTGGGTTTGTACCGGGAGCAGTGGCGCTATGGCTGTGAAACCTGAGACCATTCATCCCTGTGAAGACAACTGAACAGCGGGGCAGACGGGTGCAGGTTTTCCTTTCTGAGAAGTGTAAGGTATGCGTAAACGTAGAGTTATATTGTACGTTGCAGCCTTCCCAGAACGCGTTTTTCGGGCAGTATATAGCTGTGGCGTCTTCTTTGTCGCGTTCGTCAGCATCCTGAACGGTCCCTTTAAAAAGTCCCATtgcgcgaccaccgaaacgcatGTCTCGCATCAAATTTCCTCAGAACCGTGTTATTTCTACAAAGCCATGGTATTTCCGCAAGCATGTGGTACGAAGCGTGCTATTGTACTTATTTATTCACTTAATTGTTCGTACTGCAACAACCATTACAGGAGTTTTATTTGGGTGGGAATAAATGCATGAAAACTAGAACAAAATagtaacgaaacaaaaaaaagagaaattgacCAGTGAGATTCTTGCAATTTTAGATTTGCGGTTTTTCACCTTTGCAAGAGAAAGGGGGCTTGATAGATGTGCATGATTTCACTTTACATATCGGAAGGGTGTAGAACGAAATAAACAGCAGGCAGTCCCACTCGTCCTGGTCAGTCGCTTTTCTTCTTGTGTGTGCGTTAATATTTTCGAGCTAAATCTAGTTATAACGATGTTAGACCAACAAGCCAAGCCGACTGTTCTTCTGCATAAGATGCATCATCCTGACTatgcccgctgcagggcaaaggcctctcccacgctTCTTCAAATAACCCAGTACTGTGCTTGCTGCCACCACGTTATTCCCCCAAACTTCCTAACCTcttctgcccacctaactttcagtcttcccctcgcgcgtttgccttctgtCGGAGTCCAGTCTGTTAATTGTCCACCGGCAATCGTGGGACTTGTGTCACTGACTCCGCCGGGATGTGAACGGAAGTTGGCGACCACTTTCTAACGTATTGTCTCTGACAGACATCGAGTGGCGTAGTCACTGAAAGGTACTGCAGCCTAGTGAATGGCACACCTGGTCATCAACGCTGCTTCAAAGGCGGATGATTAATTAGCACGTGTGCTTCACATAGCGTCCATGCCCACGTTGCTCATCTGCCTGGCAGTTCTCATAACCTCGACGACGTGCGTTCATAACTCAAGAAGACGACACCTAGCGAGCGTGACAATCTTCAAGAATTTTAGTGGCACGGGCACTGAGTGACACCATGTATGTCTTCCAAGCATTCCGTTTACTTACTTCCGTTTTACTCCGAAGTTACTTCCGTTTTAGAGTAGAAGCTCTTATCAAAATACAACCGCAGTGGGGTAATTGtgcgtcgccggtgtccgtaaccaccatcgcgcgaaataagaaaaaaaaaattaaataaaacataCCCAGGATCAGATGGGACATGAACCCAGGCCCACTGCGTGGCagtagagtattctaccacagagccacgctggtactTGAAACTCCTCTGCAAAAATATCCTACACAGGCATCATGTCCGGCAAGGAATAGCGTTAACCTGTGTGatttagcgtggcagaagagtaaaccaagcgtcacacaatgctaattgtcgACGAGTGTATGAttactgcttcccacccactaaaggtgctcagccattattcatcgtcatcagccacatgcaacatcaacaaagtgcacataataccttacagatgcgtagggcgtacctcgcttatccgcagaaagacgaagaagggtatagtgggtacttccctgcttcacaaaaactatgatttgtggcgtagtggataccttgttTGTGTACTTggattagtttccccaagagagtttagaacgggctctagaaaggccgctcttccagctttcgctatgacagTGTAGCGCGCTCGGCGCCGGCCTATCGTTTTCTTTTAAAGAGTattcaggaaaagaaaaataaacttaAGGCATTTGCATAAATGAGGAAAAAATCATTTAAAAAATTTACACGTCCCTAATACGCCTCAGGGAAGGGGCGGGAGCACATTAAAGGTACGAAGTATCTGAGCCCGTATGAACGCGCTAGCGTTAAAGAGCGGTATCGCTGAAatatcggcgtcggcgtcgttagttgtgagaaaaaaaaaatcggcgttgtccgtgagcgaagaATCGAGATGGATGCAAATAAGTGAATTATAAAAATATAACCGCCCAagcacagatggttaaccagcaaagctgaaacgtgcgtcccctgtgtttatcactgggttaatcagTTTATTCAAGTCTTTGTTTTCTTAATGAGGGTACACACACTTTTCACTTGGATTTATCGCAGAGTTTATTTCACATTTCGCACACTGCGATTCGCATGATTGCCATCATGGAGGAGTGCAATGAGCGGTTCATTGGATTTAGTAATGCGTTAATAAAAATGGTTAGTACTAGTGAATGCATAGCTTGCCGctaaaaacacgcacacaaaagaaggcgaggacgacgacacgggcggttaGTACTATAGCTTTCACTGTTGCTACTGATGCCACACCGGGGCAACACGTCTCAGCTCTGCTGGTTAATCATCTGTATGGAGTACTCAGGTTCTCCTCCATGATTTTGACAAGGGCCTCTTCCAAATTAGGAATCCCGATCGATTTTGTTTATGTAGTCGACAACGTACGCAGCACACGCGCAGTGGTCGAGGGTCACCTGGCACGCCGAACATGAGCTCTCTTACGGAGCTGCTGTCGACGCTGAGCTTCGTAAGCCGCCTGCTGTTCGGGAGTTCCTACGATGCGTGGGCTACCCGTGCTGCACGCGTACTGGGCTGCAACGGAGAGAATGACGTCACagacggcgcagccaatggcgcGCCTCGCTTTCTCTTTTGTTACTTTAGCACTCATCCGCATTCGCACCTGCTTTTTTTATAATTTCCGGCGAAAAAACGCGCTAGTAATTTTTTGCGTACATACGACGGACGAATTGCGGTTTCGAATAGAAATATGCTGCTTCGCTGTAAAGTCTTCGTTTCGAGGGTGAGTCGAACGCAGGTCTTGTGCGTGACATTCAGGCGCTCTAACACAAAGCCGCtctagtgcttgaaactgcttctaaagacaaaaaaagaataaaaaaaagcatgactGGTGTGAAGTCTATAGTGCGAGAAGTTCTGTTAACACTTTTTATGTTGCGTGGCAGACGGGTAAAAATGCGCCAGGCGCAACATTACCTGAATTGCGCAGAGTGTATtgtttaaaggtccacccattacaaaggtctcaggCATAATTTATCATCAgcatcaacaacagcatcaacaaagtgtgcacctGCACGTATTGGCTCaccgacgcgtagtgggtacttcgcagaTTAGCAGTATGAAtaactatggcgtagtgggcttttcacaactgcacttgcagtagccATGCATTCTAGGAGAGACCAATGTGACATGCCGAGACCCTCTTTTCGTCGTGGTACAGTTGAGCTGTCCAATGAGAAGTGAAGCCTCGCAAGCGAATGAGAACACGATGCaaacggggcccgatcacgctgtcgcgttctactcttgagacGAAGCTCAAGTATCCAAGTTTTCACAAATGCATCTGATACACTATATAGAAATATTCGTAAGATAATACTGCAGCATATCGTGATGCTCGATATATCAGCAGTGGCGCCAGCCGGCCAATGGCAAAACACAATTACCCAAGAGAAGCATTGTAAATTCGGCCCCGGAATAACTACCTATACTATATGTAGAAGAAATAAAACGGCAGTTTGTTTGCTGTATTTTTGTAGAGTGCGGTGTTCACCTAGCACCTCCGACATCACTCATAACATTTGGTTATTCAAATGTGTTCAAATCTTCACACTTACCGCCCGGAGTTCCAGCAGGCCCATCCTTCGCAGCAAGAACCAGGGGCAGCTGCAGGTGGTCGGGGTCGGGGTGGAACTTCGTGGGAAAGCGAGTGCCGTCCCCGAGGCTGGTGAACAACGGGAACACCCACAGGGGCTTAGACTGACCGAACACCTGTTGCAAGGACACGCGTAACACACTCCATAAGGCATACGATGCTAGCGCTATAACGGACATGAACTGTAGGGTATACAAGCGAACGTGGTGCCGTGTTGTGTCacctttcttctgtctctgtctGCTGTGGAGTCACCTTATATGCAGGATCACTATGGATGCAAGGTCTCTCATTCCTGATTACCACGGCCACCGACGTGAGTCTGTCATAAATTTGTACGAACTCTTTTATGCCTAGTAACAGCAGAGCTCCGAGACCACTGACTAGGGAGAAAGCGAAGAAGTTGTATCAACAGCGGGCAGAAAACAAGGATGCCTGAGAAGAGATTCAGATTCAAggttgagagaaaaaaaaaataaaaggccggccctcctttttttttttttttgtcctttcaaACTTCACCTCCTTGTCAAGATGTTTGCTATGGATATAGGCAACCTTGTTCGCGACACTCTTTACGTACCTACAGAGCTGTACGTAACACGTTATAAGTAATCCagtacttgtaatcaattacattttcttgtaattttctaATATAATCGATGAACTTTTCGAAACTGCAGTGCTCCGGGTAATTCAATTATATTTTATCGTAACCGATTACAGTTATTcaataattttcattttttttctaaaatcaTGTTGTAATCCTTATTCTATGGCAGTTCACGATTCCTGGAATTCGGTTCCTGCAAACTATGCCACCACTCTGTAGAGACCCCCCCATCCTGTCAGACTGGAAGTCCCTAAGGTGTctatttttttcccattttccttccccttaccttctacgccttacccgagcgccagcaacagcaaaGCGTGACGCTTCATAGGGGACATGGACAcaagcatcgaagcactgcgcaactacgggCTGGTGCGCAACGTGTTTCTACGTTAAACACTGCCCTGCCTATCCAGCGCATTCGTTGAGAGAGTGTTCactgtagcagctgacctcttcacgaggaaacgtggaagaatcactAACGACAACTTTGAAAGACAACACCCGTTGAAAGTTAACGCGTAACACTCTACCACAGAAGCCGCAGTAAGCCTTCCAGCCTTCATCCAAGCCTCCAACcttgcaagccacagtagttcgttgtatactATAGTTTGTGtgaacttgtgttattgtgttacagcaataaaattttgaaggaaagtaacgcaaaagtaatttattacatttctgtaattgctcagttacatTCCTGGGTTGGTAATTGACCACTGTCAATTATTTTCGGTAATTGACCACAATTACATTTTacaggaagtaattgtaatcgaTTACTTATTCTCTTTAACGTGTACAAGTACACCTACATATGGGTCTGCACATGATGGTATTcaacaaagaaacaagaaagttGGTACAATGTGTTATAGCGAAGACAGCTAGCTGTCACAAACAAACCTGTGCCTCTCGCTTTACATAGTTTCGCACCCGAGACCACCCTCCCTCCTTACTTTTCGGTTTAGAGTGGGGTGATTAACACAGCAACGAATCCGACAGACAAAATCTATTGCTCTATAAGTACCTTGCGTTCATATTTTACGCGCTTTTTTTCGCTATATTTCATTGGTTCACTTAATGCAGTGCTGGAATATTTGTAACGGAAATGCGGAAGAAAGTACTTTTACATTCGCACAGGCATAGAGAAATGTTCATGAGATCTTGGCATTGAAATGTTGCCCATATATGGAGGATATACCTAGAACGAAGACGTTGCAACGCTGGAAAAACTTTAAAATGATCGTACGATCACAAGTAACTAATGTAGGTAAATATTAAATCTGTCATGATTATAACAGTTTAACAGTAAGCTTAACCGGGACCCGGCACGAGCCCACAAGCATTGCCCTGTTCTGTACAGCTCAGAAAGATTTTTACAAGCTCGAACCACTTTACGGAGCTCCTAGAGACACTTCGGTGCATCTTTTCGGAGTCGCATCACAAGGCAGACTCTCTGCACTTATCACATTGCCGTACCTACATATCTCGTCGAGTCTGCATATCTAAGATTTACAATTAATTTCGGCGTGTGTCCAAGTCAGAAGGACAACAACCTTGCATATAGGTTAATAGAAAAATATATCGTATTACCATCATACACGAAATAATCTCGAAGTGCTGGTATTTGTAAATACATGCGTATACATGCGCCTGACATCGGCAGGGTGAAAAAAAGGAATGCAGTCTGACACATGATAAAACAACGTAGGCGTGCAGACTGAAATACGGGAGAAGAGATCAACACAACACGAACGCCGGCtatcaactgaaaaggcgcactgcTGCGAAAAATGAAGTAGACACAACAATttatatgcgcatgcgcaggcatGCAGCGCTACTTGTCAGTCCGGCACACATGGGGTCCTACGCGCGAAATTACTGTTCAGGTGTTGCGGTTCTTCCCTATATGCAAGATATCCGACGATCTTTTCACTTATCTCTCTGTCTGCAAGCCTACCTTCCatcatgaattcctaccaactagctaaACTCCTTGTGGTAATAGAATCTCAAACAGTTGGTTCATGTTGTAGCAGAAGAAATTGCGACTTATTTAAAAAGCCAGGAACTGTGCAAGTGGCGAAAGGCAGGTCAGGCGTAGCATATTTTAAAAAGCGTAAAAACAGAGCCGAAGACAAGACGAAGCAGCAAAATCAAAAGCAAGCTAAACCAGAGCTGTGTCCGTGttgcttttttaaatgcggaacatttcttagtcgcacctggggCGTCGGCCGTCGTCAACATCCCCagtgcgcatgctcggctcgtctcgtgccggcagccggcctctcctctccctccctccacgAATTGGGCCAGAAATGACAGAAGTTACCTCCTCTCCTGTCCTCAAGATTAACAAGTTGTGTATGCAGTAGTCATAGGTTCCTTAGGTATCGTTATTTGTTGTTTCGTGACTTTATTATTGTAAAACTATGCATTTTGTTCACCTTGTATGAAAATGCGTGTGTATATATTAACAATCTATGTTGTTATTTCTGTCGTCTATGCTCTGACTGTGCATTCGGGTGCAAGGGTCCCGTCAGGCAGAGAACATCTGCCTTTTGTCCTTGTATTCAAGACATTTTTGTTGTCTGAAATGAAGAGCTAAATAATTAAAAGACGGAAAACACCAGTGGAGAGTAACGCGCTTGTTCTTTGTATTTTTCAGAGGTTGTGTAAGGGCCTTTTAAGCacagttttacagcagagctgttatgcccaatgttggccgtgtgtcgtagacagaaaattgtaatcatcatgaaccggcacgcacaaGCTTCTTCCCTGTCCGCTTgggcttcgctcccagaacacgtacgccCATTTCtccgacgtgggatgcaataactctgatgggcgagagaacgagtacacagataaagatagagagaaagaaaaaaagaaaacagaaagaaagaaggaaagaacgaaagaatgaaagaaaaagaaagaaaggaagaagaaggaaataaataaataaataaataaataaataaataaataaagaaagaaagaaagaaagaaagaaagaaagaaagaaagaaagaaagaaagaaagaaagaaagaaagaaagaaagaaagaaagaaaggaagaaagaaagaaagaagcaataaAAATACAgcaagagaaaaattcttggcgcaaGAAATTTCTTCGCGAGAGCAAGCATGGCCATGTATATAGTATAGGTGATAGGTGAGAAGGTAAAAGCCCAGCCAGGACCAGGTAGGTGCCCACCCTCTCCCCTGTGACCTAGCCCTGCGCGATTTAGTTCAAGCTGCGCTAATTTGTTTACGCTACAAATCCATACTTGCCTGCTCCACGTTCTTGGCGCGGCCCAAGTCGAACGAGTCATCGGGCTCTCGGAACATCGTCGCGCGCATTTTCTCGAGCGTAGTAACGTTGCGGAACATGTTGTCCAGGTGAATGTAGAAGAAGCTGCCGATGCCAAGCGACAGGTAGATGCCGCCTATGACGAGAACGCTGACGTTGATTGTGGCAAACGAGAAGCCCGGGTTGAACCACGAGTAGACGGCGTGTATGACGGACGTGGTCGCCGTGAAAGCGGCCAGCAGACACGCGTATGCCGTGGTCAACAGGAACGACTTTTGGCTCGTGAAGGAGACGCAGTTGTTGAACCACGGGCAGTGGTGGTCCATCTTTGGCACGCATCTGAGGCCAGTAGATATATTAGAAAATGAGGGTCGCGCGGTGGGCTTGTTCGAATAACTATATAGCTTTGCTCGTTCTTGGTGCCTTGGTATTGCGCGTGCAGTTCTCAAACGCGACCTGAAGACATTCAGCATAACGGCTCGTGCGCGctattgctcgagataaccacgtaaTTTCAGTGCGAATGTGGCCACTGAAGGTAAGGTTTGCTGTGATGTAAATGTTCCGAGTAGAAACTATGACAACATTACACTAACTGAAtatggtggaaacgaaagtacgccCATTACTTAGCTCTAATTTCCACGCTTCAATCCGTGAGCGGTGCACGCTTTGTACCAGCATGAACGAGTGTATAGACATCGCTTGCGTCAGGGATAGCTGGGACGTCCCAAAGCATGAGGGCAAAGGAACCATAGCCAGGTCAACTGATCGACCACTAGTGCTGGTCACACTGCCCTACACTCACTGTCAATATCAAACGCTTGCGTAAAAACGTTGTGGAGTGACAGTCTCTATGGTATTCACCTATGTATTATAGACTTAGCCATGAGTAAAACTTGAATTGAAAGAATGCGCTTCTGCTCTGCTCTTATTTATACCACTCAGCGTAGACAACAGGGTTTGCTGGCTTTGACCAGTGCGATGATGCATGTTCCAGCACACAAAGGAACATATGAGCGCAAAAGAAAAGGACACTAAGTAGTTGATGTCCTGCGTTGCTGGTGTCTTTTTGTACTCTGCGCATGTGCGTTTTAGTGCGCTCGAAGATGCACCATAATCTTATTCACACCACATGCCAGCGTGCCTATGATACCATTGTTTTGTAGGCagggcagtttctttttttttttttgcatgcccaCTTTCATTATTACGTAAGTGTGCGTTGCGCCCCTCGGTTTATCCTGGTCATATTGTATACCGTGAGTCTATGCAAAGCGTAGGACATGCTCAAATAATTGGCGACAAATTGACGCaatcttcatttttcttttttcgcaatacCTCTTCGCTCCTATAGGTGCCATGCTCTGTCTAATACTAGCTCGAACACCATCGCTGGCTGCAGCATCTGAGGCGGAACCTGTTACAAGTTCGGTCTTCACCCAGTCTTCGAATGTTCGCTTCCCGCTCGATTTCTCAGAAGCCAGACATTCGACGACCACAGCTTGCTATTTGCTATAAGTTCGTGAGCCGAAACGAACGTTCAAAAACCGTTCGAAACCCGCCGCTGCTCTTACAAGCAGTTAAAACGTAAAATTATTTGCTGTACATGGACCCACGTCTTTGCTTGATACACTCCACacatgtcttctttctttttttttttgccgaaagACGCGCTGCACATTACTTGACTTTTATATGGTGGCAGTAAACAAAGTGTTTTAGTATTAAGGTCTCATTTAATGTTGTTAGCGTTTTCTCCTGTGTTAACCGGGATCATATTGCGAGGGTCCATACAGGAACACTTAAAGAGAAGATCAAACATTTCTCGTGTAAGCAAATTACCCTTTCAGACGACCAGAAGCACCACTGTTGAAGAGAACAGACACtaggtaagcgagaaaatacgcAAGAAAATGCGAGGGGtgacgccatcttgaagggcTCACACCaaattgccgtgacgtcatagattctgatgCCGTTTGCTAAGGCCCACACAGTTCACAGTccataaaaatgaagtacattgtcctcatTGGAGGCCAGAGACTTCAGGTACCACATGTCAGCAACTTTTGTTGGTCAATATGCCcaaacacgaaaaaaaagcaGAGTTGAAATTTATGACGTCGCGTGGACGTtcatgtgcttagatttcggcGCAGATCTTAAAAATCGAACTTTCACCTTCATCTCTTCCTTTATTAATAAGCCTGTTGTGGTGAAAATCACTATCGTCTTATTATCAAAGAATAGTTTATCCGTTTAAATGATatattgcttcactttagtgtccctttaaggcagaaATGTGAGGATTCCACACTCCCCTGAGGTTATAGCCTTCGGCAATTTCCCCAACTTGCGTACCTCCTGCACCAGGAGCAGTGGTGACACCGGTCGGGTTTGATGCGCTGGCATATGGCACAGTATCGGACACAGCCGTCCATGCCCAGCGTGAGGATTCCCCGCTTGTTGCCCAGCTCTTCCAGGTACTGCCGACGCTCGTCGAAACCCTTGGTCGCGTCGAGCCGTTCCCTCTCGTGGGTGCTGAGGCTGAAGTATGCAGGAATCTGCAGTGGGCCTACGGAGTACCATTAACGGTCATTATTATCAGGCGTTCGTACGTTACATGGAAGCTGTGGAAAGCCACCTAGGTTTGTGCGTTTGGAATGAAATGTCAGAACGCGGTTCCGGTGAAGGGGCAAAGCAGTGGTGTCAAAGGCGTTGGCCAGTTCGTACATGACTGTCCAGTCATGGACAGTCATGTGCGACACTTTACCCTGTCCTGTGCGATACCGTAGTGTTCATAACTCTTTATGAACATATTTGCACATGCTAACTGAGTTTAGCAGCTGTGACATTTAAAATGTAATTTCATTGTTTTATCGAACATTGCTCACGAATGCACACTGacaccataagcgtgcgcacggggggggggggggggcaaagtcaaCCCCACACATTggcataatagggaggggggtgcagtgtcagcgccatacattgacataagagggagggggggcgctgcgacgagccttcgccccccctgaaggggaaccctgcgcaagcctatgaTCGCCACCGTGAGCACGCGTATACGGTGCAAGCGAACATCTTGCATTCGTGCGATTACTAATGCAGCGAAACCTGGCGAGAGATCTTACCAGCCAGAATAGTGTAGACGAAGGACCAGAGGCAAAGCGAGAACAGTACGTGGAAGGCGACCGAAAGCAGAGCACGACAAACGGCGTCCTGGATCAGGCTGCCGCAGAGAACGCTCATATAGACGTAGTACGTCCAGCTGAACAGCGCAACGAGGCCTATGACGGGCAGCCATTCAAAGAGCGGGTCGACCCAACGCGCTGGACCTCGGGGCATCCTCAGTATCTTCTTCTTATCGTGAGGTGCTATTTCACGCGCTCGCTTGCTTCTCATTTCATAGCACTTACCCGCTACCGGCGATTGCCAAAAACCTGTCGCGCGTTGTTCAGAATTCTGGCTAACCACTCGAAATGTGAATAGCCCAGATATTAATGCGATAGCATGGGAGAGCCCGTTTCGCGGAAATGCCGGTGTCGGTATCGGTGTCATTTTTTAGAGGCGAAAAATCGGCTTTGTCCTTGAGCAAAAAAACGAGATATGGAGTCAAATAAACGATTATTAAAAATCTTCAGTTCCAGTgcgaatcaaacccaggccttctgcgtggtagtcgtgtgctctactacagagccatgccagatttttttttcgttattgccTGCCTTTGGTGCATAACTCTGAACGAAATACAATGAAAATAAGAATACACAAATTACACTGTACTTTTGGCGGACGTATAATCGGCCAGCATCCCCCGTACTGGCTTCGTCTAACTTAACACTCATGCAAAACCACCAGTGGCTCTACTCTTGAGATCAACTCAGGAGGTTCCGCAGCTGCTTTATTGATTTCCTCGAACCAATGTATGTTCTCCCAGAAATACATTCCTACCGGCTGAGCATCCTTTTCACAGTAGTACCTGCTATTCCATAGCGCCAAATACAGTGGAGGCCTAGCAACATAATTAAATAAAAAAGTACGCCATCCTCATTCTCTATGCTTAAGTACCGGATACCATAGGATTCTAATGGAAATTCTTTCTACGCAGCCACGGCAGTGCTTGAAAATGTTTCGGAAAAGAACCCTATATGGGTGGCATGTAGTGCGATGAGTTGCGTTCACACATGTAATATTTCCAGGAAGAAGCGCATAAttgcaccaagcgtcacaccatgtgaactgcgcacGCGACATCTGCA comes from the Rhipicephalus sanguineus isolate Rsan-2018 chromosome 6, BIME_Rsan_1.4, whole genome shotgun sequence genome and includes:
- the LOC119397909 gene encoding palmitoyltransferase ZDHHC20-B; its protein translation is MPRGPARWVDPLFEWLPVIGLVALFSWTYYVYMSVLCGSLIQDAVCRALLSVAFHVLFSLCLWSFVYTILAGPLQIPAYFSLSTHERERLDATKGFDERRQYLEELGNKRGILTLGMDGCVRYCAICQRIKPDRCHHCSWCRRCVPKMDHHCPWFNNCVSFTSQKSFLLTTAYACLLAAFTATTSVIHAVYSWFNPGFSFATINVSVLVIGGIYLSLGIGSFFYIHLDNMFRNVTTLEKMRATMFREPDDSFDLGRAKNVEQVFGQSKPLWVFPLFTSLGDGTRFPTKFHPDPDHLQLPLVLAAKDGPAGTPGAQYACSTGSPRIVGTPEQQAAYEAQRRQQLRMNGLRFHSHSATAPGTNPANDFVHAFDLDAPRTSTFAVIATDMRTVGLSSPAPPSTSVGECRGTARPALVPAVLPATMAPDNGFAVARPQVPYRGPSLVGHTQTIPKHADYPRMAPLQAPGTPAAAQQAARPSAALR